The nucleotide sequence CAGGGCGATGTGCTCGGGCAGCACCTCCTCCTTGAGGACGGTGCGCTGCGCGTAGTACTTGCCCAGATCCTCCTCGGCCACGCCGTAGGTGGCGGCCCGAGAGGCTCCCCAGCCGCCCGCGAAGATTCCCGAACCGCGCACCACGCCGTCGGGATTGATGCCATTGACCCGGACCCCGATGTCGCCGAGCTCGGCGGCCAGCAGCCGGACCATATGTGCCTGAGCAGCTTTCGCTGAAGAGTAGGCGATGTTGTTGGGCCCGGCGAAGACCGAGTTCTTGGAGCAGATGTTGATGATGTCGCCACCCAGACCCTGTGCACGCAAGGCACCCTCGGCTGCCTTGGCCACGAGGAACGACCCCCGCGGCATGATCTGGTACTGCAGATCCCAATCCTGCAGGGACGTGTCGGCCAACGAGCCCGCTCTGGTGATACCGGCATTGTTGACGATCAGGTCGATACCGCCGAAAGCCACGATGCCGGCGGCGATCCCGGCCTTGACGCCCTCGAAGTCGGTGACGTCCATGGCCACCCCGACGGCCTTGTCGGGCCCGCCCAGATCCGCCGCGACGGATTCGCAACCGGTCTGGTTGATGTCGCCGACGATGACGTTGGCGCCGTGCTCGGCCAGCAGTTTGACGGTGGCCAAGCCGATTCCGGAGGCCCCGCCGGTCACCAGGGCAATCCGACCGGCCAGCGCCTTGGGTGCCGGGCGGCGCTTCAGCTTGTCCTCCTCCAGCTGCCAGTACTCGACGTTGAACTTCTCCGACTCGGCGACCGGCTGGTAGACCGACACGCCCTCGGCGCCGCGCATCACGTTGATCGCATTGACGTAGAACTCGCCGGCGACCCGGGCCGTCTGCTTGTCAGCACCGAAGGAGAACATCCCGACGCCCGGCACCAGTACGACCGCCGGATCGGCGCCACGCATGGCCGGTGAGGACGGGGTGGCATGGCGGTCGTAGTAGGCCTGGTATTCCACCCGATATTCGGCGTGCAGTTCCTTCAGACGGGAGACGACCTCGTCGACCGGTGCGTCCGGCGCCGTGTCCAGCAGCAGCGGCCGAACCTTGGTGCGCAGGAAGTGATCAGGGCAGGACGTGCCCAGAGACACCAGGTGCGCAAGCTTCTCGCGCGAGAGGAAGTCGAGGACCACTTCGGAGTCATTGAAATGCCCGACCTGTCGGCGGTCGGCGGAGGCGATGGCGCGGAGGTGCGGAAACAATTCGGCGGCGCGGGCCTGACGGGCCTCCGGCGCGAGCATCTCGCGCCCCGGGACCAGGGGACCGAACGGCTCGGCCACCGAGTGAGCGTCCAGATACTCCTGGGCCTGACGGATGATCCGCAGGTTGAGGGCCTCCACCTCGTCACTCGTGCCCGCCCAGGCGGTGAGCCCGTGACCGCCCAGGACCGCGCCGACAACACCCGGGCGGCGGGCGATCTCGGCGAGCGCGCGGCCGAGTTCCCATCCCGGCCGTTTCCACGGGACCCAGGCGATGGTTCCGCCCCAGATCTTCTCGACCAGAGCCTCGCCGTCGGCGGCGCAGGCGATGGCGATCACGGCGTCGGGGTGGAGGTGGTCCACGTGGTCGAAGTGCACCAGGCCGTGCATGGGCGTATCGATCGACGGGGTCGCACCTCCGGTGCCGAAGGCGCAGAACGGGAAGTAGCCGACCATCTCGTCCTCGAACTCGATGCCGCGGTAGACACCGTCCAGGGCTCGCACCCGGTCGAGTTCCAGGGTGGCCAGGCCGGACGCCTTCAGGGTCCCCAGATCACCACCGGATCCCTTGACGTACAACAACTCCACCTCCGCGCCGGTCGCCGGGCTGATCTGCCGCACCTTGACGGAGGTGTTGCCCCCGCCGTAGTTGGTGACGGTCGGATCGGAACCAAGTCGGTTGGACCGTCCCAGCAACTCGGCGACGCCGGTCGGAATTTCGTCGGTCATGTCTGCTCCCGTGAGGTAGAAAAAATCTGACAATCGAAGATGGAATCGAATGGCTTCAGTACTGGCCGTTGGCGAGGTTGCCCCGTCGTTCGGAGATGTCTTCGCGGGCGAAGAATTCAGAGACCGATTCGGTAGGAATCGGGGAGACCCCGCCGACGGCATAGGCAGTCGCCCGGACCTGCGCACCCTTGACCGCCATGGCCGAGATTCCGTCGACCCCGGCCGCGCTCGGCGAGAGGGCGACGATTCCGTGGTTACCCAGGAGCACCAACTGGGGCAACTGGCCGTACCGGTCGACGTATCCGAGCAACGAACGGTGGAAGACGCGCCCCAGTCCGACGCCCGGCGACGCGTACGGGACGTACAGGGGCCGGCCGATCACCACGGCCTCGTCGGAGTACACCCAGTAGTCGTAGGCCTCCTGAGCACGAACCGAAGCCATCAGCCCGAGAATGGCGGTCGGGTGCGTGTGGCCGACGAAGCGTACCGGCGAAACTGCCTGCACCGCAATGTGTACCAATGCCTCGATCGAGCCTCGCCGGCGGTGGCCGTCGACCATCCCGGCATCCAGGGCGGCGGTCAGCTCGTCCTGGGTGCTGTTCTCCCGCCCCAGTAGATCGACGAACGGCTCGATGTCGACGGTGACGAAATCCTGCGTGGTGGCCGTCGCCATGTTCGATCCGGACGCCTTCACCACCACTCTCCCGTCATCGAGCAGTTCCGAGGTGTTGCCCTCGGCGAGGATGACCAGGTCGCGTTCCGGGCGGCCCAGCGATCTGGTCAGCTCGAGCAGCTCCCGGCTGACCAGTTCCGGTGCGTGGATCGCGGTCACGCGTGATCCCCTGCGCTCATCATGCTCGTCTCCCACGTCTCGACCGTCATCACTGCTGCGCGTCCGCGCCGTGCTGATCAACCGCGCCGTGTTGATCAACCGCGCCGTGCTGATCAACGGCGCGCTGCTGATCAACGGCGACCAGCCGGCGGAACGTCGATTGGGCTTCTTCCCATCCGCCACCGGGCCGCGGGTCGTAGTGCCGGATCGCCGTGCTGGCGGCGATCGCTTGCCGGATCTGGGCCAGGCCGTCGAATTCCCCGAGGGTGGCCAGCTGCACGGCGCCGTTGCCCAGGGCCGTCCCCTCCGTCGGCCCGCACGAGACGGGCAGACCGGTGGCGTCGGCCGTCAGCTGCGACAGCAGGACGTTGTCGGCTCCCCCGCCCACGATGTTGATCGACGGGGGTCGCTCCCCGGTCGCGTCGACGAGGTAGTCGACGACCGCCCGGTAGCTCAGCGCCAGCGAGTCGACCACGCACCGGACCACCTCGGGAATGGTCTGCGGCACCGCTGATCCGTGGTCCGCGCAGTACTGCCGCACCCGGGCGGGCATGTCACCGGGAGGCAGGAAACCCGGATCGTCAGGATTGATGATGCTGACCAGACCGGGTACCTGCGCGGCCATCTCGGCGAGGTCCGGGTAGCTGATGTCGGTACCCTCACGTTGCCACTGGCGGCGGCATTCCTGCAGGATCCAGAGCCCCATCACGTTGCGCAGCAGGCGGATCGTGCCCGCATAGCCACCCTCGTTGGTCAGATTCGAACGCTGCGACTCGGGCGTGACGACCGGTGTCGGTGTTTCCACGCCGACCAGGGACCACGTGCCCGAGGAGATGTAGAGGCCACCGGGATCGGCCAACGGCACACCCACCACGGCGCTCGCGGTGTCGTGCCCCGGCGGCACGATGACCCGCGCATCGTGCAGCGCGCCCACCGCGAGACCGGGCAGCAGCGGACCGACGTCGGTACCCGGCGGCACGACGTCGGGCAGCATATGGGTCGGGATGCCCAGCTCGTCGAGAAGTTCGGAGGCCCAGCGGTGACCGGCCATGTCATAGGCACCGGTGGTGGAGACGCCGGTGTATTCGGCGGTGGTCGCTCCGGAAAGCTTGTGGTGGAACAGGTCCGGCATCATCAGGAGGGTCTTGGCCCTGGACAGCCTGGTCGGGTCGTCCCGCACATCGGCCATCAGTCCGAAGACGGTGTTGATGGCCAGTACCTGCACACCGGTGGCGGCATAGAGCTTCTGCGCGCCGACCCGTTGCAGTGCCTGTGCGAACGAGGCCGCGTTGCGATTGTCCCGATAGCTGATCGGGGCATCGAGCAGCTGACCGACGGCGTCCAGCAGACCGTAGTCCACACCCCAGGTGTCGACGCCGACACTCGCCACCGGTTCTGGGCCGACCGCCAGGATCCCGAGTCCTTCGACGATGCGCGCCCAGAGGTCCTCGACGTTCCAACGCAACGCGCCACCCTGGACACGTGGAGTGTTGGCGAAACGGTTCGCGATCTTCATCGTCAACCGATCGCCGTCGAACGACACCGCCGTCACCCGACCGCTTTCGGCGCCCAGATCAACGGCGGCCACCGTTCGAGTACCGCGGCTGCTCATCGGGCCCGGTCCGTACGCCGACCGGTGCCACGGTCAGCCGGACCACTCGCCAGATGGACCGGCACGCCGAGTTTCGACCACTGCTCGATCGCGGCTGCGTCCATCCCGTCGTCGGTGAACATGGCATCGATCTCGTCGACACCGGCGAACGAATGCAATCCGAAACCGTCCACCTTGGACGAATCGAAGACACCGTAGACCTGATCGCAGGCCTTCGCCATGAATTGTTTCGTATGGGCCTCCTCGGCTGAGAGATCCATCAGGCCATGCACTGTCGAGATAGCAATCACTCCGAAGAATCCTTTGTTGATACGCCCACGGCCGGTCAGCACATCGCCGATCGGGCCGACCATCGAACCGGCCGATCTACGCAG is from Nakamurella sp. PAMC28650 and encodes:
- the rhaD gene encoding bifunctional rhamnulose-1-phosphate aldolase/short-chain dehydrogenase, with product MTDEIPTGVAELLGRSNRLGSDPTVTNYGGGNTSVKVRQISPATGAEVELLYVKGSGGDLGTLKASGLATLELDRVRALDGVYRGIEFEDEMVGYFPFCAFGTGGATPSIDTPMHGLVHFDHVDHLHPDAVIAIACAADGEALVEKIWGGTIAWVPWKRPGWELGRALAEIARRPGVVGAVLGGHGLTAWAGTSDEVEALNLRIIRQAQEYLDAHSVAEPFGPLVPGREMLAPEARQARAAELFPHLRAIASADRRQVGHFNDSEVVLDFLSREKLAHLVSLGTSCPDHFLRTKVRPLLLDTAPDAPVDEVVSRLKELHAEYRVEYQAYYDRHATPSSPAMRGADPAVVLVPGVGMFSFGADKQTARVAGEFYVNAINVMRGAEGVSVYQPVAESEKFNVEYWQLEEDKLKRRPAPKALAGRIALVTGGASGIGLATVKLLAEHGANVIVGDINQTGCESVAADLGGPDKAVGVAMDVTDFEGVKAGIAAGIVAFGGIDLIVNNAGITRAGSLADTSLQDWDLQYQIMPRGSFLVAKAAEGALRAQGLGGDIINICSKNSVFAGPNNIAYSSAKAAQAHMVRLLAAELGDIGVRVNGINPDGVVRGSGIFAGGWGASRAATYGVAEEDLGKYYAQRTVLKEEVLPEHIALAVLALTNGTLPITTGLLIPVDSGVAAAFMR
- a CDS encoding rhamnulokinase family protein — encoded protein: MSSRGTRTVAAVDLGAESGRVTAVSFDGDRLTMKIANRFANTPRVQGGALRWNVEDLWARIVEGLGILAVGPEPVASVGVDTWGVDYGLLDAVGQLLDAPISYRDNRNAASFAQALQRVGAQKLYAATGVQVLAINTVFGLMADVRDDPTRLSRAKTLLMMPDLFHHKLSGATTAEYTGVSTTGAYDMAGHRWASELLDELGIPTHMLPDVVPPGTDVGPLLPGLAVGALHDARVIVPPGHDTASAVVGVPLADPGGLYISSGTWSLVGVETPTPVVTPESQRSNLTNEGGYAGTIRLLRNVMGLWILQECRRQWQREGTDISYPDLAEMAAQVPGLVSIINPDDPGFLPPGDMPARVRQYCADHGSAVPQTIPEVVRCVVDSLALSYRAVVDYLVDATGERPPSINIVGGGADNVLLSQLTADATGLPVSCGPTEGTALGNGAVQLATLGEFDGLAQIRQAIAASTAIRHYDPRPGGGWEEAQSTFRRLVAVDQQRAVDQHGAVDQHGAVDQHGADAQQ
- a CDS encoding class II aldolase/adducin family protein is translated as MTAIHAPELVSRELLELTRSLGRPERDLVILAEGNTSELLDDGRVVVKASGSNMATATTQDFVTVDIEPFVDLLGRENSTQDELTAALDAGMVDGHRRRGSIEALVHIAVQAVSPVRFVGHTHPTAILGLMASVRAQEAYDYWVYSDEAVVIGRPLYVPYASPGVGLGRVFHRSLLGYVDRYGQLPQLVLLGNHGIVALSPSAAGVDGISAMAVKGAQVRATAYAVGGVSPIPTESVSEFFAREDISERRGNLANGQY